The sequence TTCTCTAAACAAGATTTTAAAAGGACCTGACTTTGTTCAGAGATATAGAAATGAATTTAAGAAGGATCCAACTGACTACTCGGTCTTTGCATATGACGCAACTCTTTCTATAATAGACGCTATCAAATTAGCAGGCAATCCGGATAGGGCTACCCTTGCAAACGCGATGCATAATCTGAAATTTGATGGTATATTAGGTAGTACTTCTTTTGATAAGGAGGGTAACACTACTAACAATCTTATTAACGTCTATGTGGTAAAAAACGGCAATTGGGTAAGTTTCAACTAATATGAGGGGAGTGATTTTACAATTTTTTTACAACAGCTTGTAAATGGAGTAACTTTGGGTTCTGTGTATGCCCTGATTGCATTGGGCTATACTATGGTTTATGGGATACTTGAACTTATCAACTTTGCACACGGAGAGATCTTTATGATGGGGTCTTTTTTTGGTCTACTTTTCTGGTGGATATTGGAGATGACAGGTCTTTCAAAGGTTATACCTATTCCACTTGCTATCTTTCTGATGTTTATATTTTCTATGATCGCCACAGCTTTCCTGGGAGCTCTTCTGGAGTTTATTGCATATCGTCCACTAAGGAGTGTGACAAACAGGCTCATACCCTTGATCAGTGCCCTTGGTGCATCAATTTTTTTGCAAAATTTTGCTATGCTTACGTTTGGTTCTACAAATAGGGTGTATCCTGCAATATTTCCAGATGTTGGGTGGAATCTGTTTCACGCGAGGATAAGCCTGATACAGATATTTATTTTTATTACGTGTATTCTAATAATGGCAGGCTTAACCGTTCTTGTAAACAAGACAAAGCTAGGTAGATCTATGAGAGCTGTAGCACAGGACTATGTTACAGCAAGCTTGATGGGTATAAGGGTCAATAGAATTATTACAATTACCTTTATGATAGGTTCATCCTTAGCTGCTGCTGCTGGAGTGATGTATGGAATGTACTACGGAGTTGCAAAATTTGATATGGGATATCTTGCTGGCTTGAAGGCTTTTACGGCCGCTGTGCTTGGTGGGATAGGTAACATACCTGGCGCTATGCTTGGTGGCTTTTGTCTTGGTATTATAGAGAGCTTTGGTGCTGGTTATATTTCTTCTGAATATAAAGATATGTTTGCTTTTCTTATGCTTTTATTCATCTTGCTACTTAGACCTTCTGGTCTCTTAGGCCAGCAGGTACCAGATAAAGTATGATGAACATCAGATTTAGAAGAAGGATTAAAAACGTCGCAAGATTTTGGAACAACCTGGATATGCGCCTTAAGTGGGGTATACTTTTTGTGATTGCTATTGTTTATCCATTTCTTGCTTCGTCTCA comes from Thermodesulfobium acidiphilum and encodes:
- a CDS encoding branched-chain amino acid ABC transporter permease, translated to MFLQQLVNGVTLGSVYALIALGYTMVYGILELINFAHGEIFMMGSFFGLLFWWILEMTGLSKVIPIPLAIFLMFIFSMIATAFLGALLEFIAYRPLRSVTNRLIPLISALGASIFLQNFAMLTFGSTNRVYPAIFPDVGWNLFHARISLIQIFIFITCILIMAGLTVLVNKTKLGRSMRAVAQDYVTASLMGIRVNRIITITFMIGSSLAAAAGVMYGMYYGVAKFDMGYLAGLKAFTAAVLGGIGNIPGAMLGGFCLGIIESFGAGYISSEYKDMFAFLMLLFILLLRPSGLLGQQVPDKV